From a single Aestuariibius sp. HNIBRBA575 genomic region:
- a CDS encoding thermonuclease family protein, producing MAATSQLKRLVHGKKNRCQIIARDKYGRTVARCYLPDGRDVGALMIQSGHAKEMRGFSRGYYSNL from the coding sequence CTGGCCGCAACCAGCCAGCTAAAGCGCCTTGTGCATGGTAAAAAAAACCGTTGCCAGATTATCGCCCGTGACAAATACGGGCGCACGGTTGCCCGTTGCTATCTTCCAGACGGGCGCGACGTTGGGGCGCTGATGATCCAAAGCGGCCACGCTAAGGAAATGCGCGGCTTTTCCCGTGGGTATTATTCAAATCTATAG
- a CDS encoding ribbon-helix-helix domain-containing protein, which produces MSYVAPSRQGKTLIGAHFDPEIKRELKTIAAHEDTSIQALLEEAISLLLRDRAAKLSDE; this is translated from the coding sequence ATGAGCTACGTTGCACCGAGCCGACAGGGAAAGACGCTCATAGGAGCGCATTTTGACCCTGAGATAAAACGCGAACTAAAGACCATCGCGGCGCATGAAGACACCAGCATACAAGCCTTGCTTGAGGAAGCCATTTCCCTGCTTTTGCGTGATCGTGCGGCTAAGCTGTCTGATGAGTAG
- the tnpB gene encoding IS66 family insertion sequence element accessory protein TnpB, with protein sequence MDGLAAIFWNEFDLDAFNGAVFILRSKPADRLKPIVWDGIGLIMTYKRIEGKGFR encoded by the coding sequence ATGGATGGGTTGGCTGCGATCTTTTGGAATGAATTTGATCTCGACGCTTTCAACGGCGCAGTCTTCATCCTTCGTTCTAAACCTGCCGATCGTTTGAAGCCTATAGTCTGGGATGGAATTGGGTTGATCATGACTTACAAGCGCATCGAAGGGAAAGGCTTTAGATAG
- a CDS encoding FecCD family ABC transporter permease produces MWGATILGGLVLLGSLSIAVSVGAVSVPLGTVWGILINKIAPDTITQDWSRGREAIVWDIRFPRAILACFVGAGLAMVGASLQAVTRNPLADPHLLGISAGGAFGAILALLHTGLFLGLLTVPLLAFLGSLGATLIVLAVSQFAAATSADRLVLAGVAVSFIVMSAANVLIFLGDPRATHTVVFWMLGGLGLAQWDQLIYPATILFICGAYLWLKSGTLNAMTIGDETATTLGIPVARFRLTVFVIGALITGVMVAFSGIIGFVGLMIPHIVRLLVGGDYRRLLPVSSLCGAVFLVWADIIARTIMAPDDMPIGIVTGLIGGVFFVWFLRRRLSHT; encoded by the coding sequence ATGTGGGGGGCCACGATCCTAGGGGGTCTGGTCCTGTTGGGGTCTTTGTCGATTGCGGTCAGCGTTGGGGCGGTATCGGTTCCACTGGGCACGGTCTGGGGCATTTTGATCAACAAGATTGCCCCAGACACGATCACGCAGGATTGGTCCAGAGGCCGTGAAGCCATCGTCTGGGACATCCGGTTTCCACGCGCCATCCTTGCCTGTTTTGTGGGGGCTGGCCTAGCGATGGTGGGCGCCAGTTTGCAGGCGGTGACCCGCAATCCATTGGCGGATCCTCATTTGCTCGGGATTTCGGCGGGGGGGGCGTTCGGCGCGATCTTGGCCCTTTTGCATACCGGGTTATTCTTGGGTCTGTTGACGGTGCCATTGCTGGCCTTTTTGGGGTCCCTTGGGGCGACGCTCATTGTTTTGGCGGTTTCGCAATTTGCGGCTGCAACCAGCGCAGACCGTTTGGTTCTGGCGGGTGTGGCTGTGTCGTTCATCGTCATGTCCGCCGCCAATGTCTTGATTTTTCTCGGCGATCCAAGAGCCACACATACGGTGGTTTTCTGGATGCTAGGCGGGCTGGGATTGGCACAATGGGACCAACTGATTTATCCGGCGACCATCCTGTTCATCTGCGGCGCTTATTTATGGCTCAAATCTGGCACATTGAACGCCATGACCATCGGGGATGAAACCGCCACCACGTTGGGCATTCCGGTCGCGCGGTTCAGGTTGACGGTGTTTGTCATTGGCGCATTGATCACCGGTGTGATGGTCGCGTTTTCAGGGATCATCGGGTTTGTCGGATTGATGATCCCCCATATCGTGCGCCTGTTGGTCGGGGGCGATTACCGCCGGTTATTGCCCGTATCCTCGCTCTGCGGCGCGGTGTTCCTGGTTTGGGCGGACATCATTGCCCGCACGATCATGGCACCAGATGATATGCCGATCGGCATCGTTACGGGCCTGATTGGCGGGGTGTTCTTTGTCTGGTTCCTACGGCGACGATTGTCACATACCTAA
- a CDS encoding ABC transporter substrate-binding protein has protein sequence MKQTVLTLAALSISSAAMAQTTVQSCARDVTFETPPQAAISNDVNLTEMMLVLGLADRMVGYTGISGWNKLDAEMTQGVAELPELSSQYPSKEVLIGADADFFFAGWNYGMKVGGEVTPETLEPFGIQVYELTESCIHIGEKDAASMEDMYADLRNLGAIFDVSDRAEQLIETYQAELDTFLAELPAMDSPPRVFVYDSGEDVPFTAGRYAMPNALIEAAGGTNIMNDFEKSWATIGWEAVVERNPEVIVIVNYGEVTADQKRAFMMSNPAFADMDAVRNDRFVVLEYVEATPGPRNIDAVKTLAAAFRAE, from the coding sequence ATGAAACAAACCGTTCTGACATTGGCGGCGTTGTCCATTTCCAGCGCCGCCATGGCCCAAACCACCGTGCAAAGCTGTGCACGTGATGTGACGTTTGAAACGCCCCCTCAGGCCGCGATTTCAAACGATGTGAACCTCACAGAAATGATGCTGGTTCTGGGGCTTGCGGATCGTATGGTTGGCTATACGGGCATTTCCGGATGGAACAAGCTGGACGCCGAAATGACCCAAGGCGTGGCCGAACTGCCCGAATTGTCATCGCAATACCCCTCCAAAGAGGTTCTGATCGGCGCGGATGCTGATTTCTTCTTTGCGGGCTGGAATTACGGGATGAAAGTGGGCGGCGAAGTCACCCCCGAAACGCTGGAACCTTTTGGCATCCAAGTTTACGAACTAACCGAAAGTTGCATCCATATCGGTGAAAAAGACGCCGCATCCATGGAGGATATGTATGCCGATCTGCGCAATCTTGGGGCGATTTTCGACGTTTCCGACCGGGCCGAACAGCTGATCGAAACCTACCAAGCCGAGCTGGATACATTCCTTGCGGAATTGCCCGCAATGGACTCCCCCCCACGTGTTTTTGTGTATGACAGCGGCGAAGACGTCCCGTTTACCGCCGGCCGTTATGCCATGCCCAATGCGCTGATCGAAGCGGCAGGCGGCACAAACATCATGAACGACTTTGAGAAAAGCTGGGCCACGATCGGTTGGGAAGCTGTGGTTGAACGCAACCCAGAAGTCATCGTGATCGTGAATTACGGCGAAGTGACCGCCGACCAGAAACGCGCATTCATGATGTCAAACCCTGCCTTTGCCGACATGGACGCCGTGCGCAATGATAGGTTCGTGGTGCTGGAATATGTTGAGGCAACACCGGGGCCGCGCAACATCGACGCTGTCAAAACCTTGGCCGCGGCGTTTCGGGCTGAGTAA
- a CDS encoding ABC transporter ATP-binding protein yields the protein MTVAQLEVVDVSWAPTKSSQPVLHATTFRVAAGRVLGVVGPNGAGKSTLLRLLYRFQKPQTGQVRIDGQDIWAMSARDSARRIAAVLQEQASAFGLTVREIVRLGRTPHLTRFTTGRTGDETIIDTVLTTLSLQNLADRDFGTLSGGERQRVMVARALAQEPQVLIMDEPTNHLDVRHQLEVVSLIRSLGLTIVVSLHDLNMAASVCDDVLVLKDGHPQGFGPPQTLLTDRLVSTTFQVDAQRDHLALSGESHFSFNLPI from the coding sequence ATGACCGTCGCGCAGCTTGAAGTGGTCGACGTGAGCTGGGCGCCCACGAAATCATCCCAACCTGTTTTGCATGCCACCACGTTTCGCGTTGCAGCGGGGCGTGTGTTGGGCGTTGTCGGGCCCAACGGCGCTGGAAAATCCACGTTGTTGCGGCTGCTTTACCGGTTTCAGAAACCGCAAACCGGTCAGGTGCGCATCGATGGCCAAGACATCTGGGCCATGTCCGCCCGTGACAGCGCACGGCGGATCGCAGCCGTGCTACAAGAGCAGGCCTCTGCATTTGGATTGACGGTGAGGGAAATCGTGCGGCTGGGCAGAACGCCGCATTTAACCCGGTTCACCACCGGCAGAACCGGCGACGAAACCATCATTGATACGGTTTTGACGACGCTGAGCCTGCAAAACCTGGCAGATCGCGATTTTGGCACCTTATCCGGCGGTGAACGACAGCGGGTCATGGTGGCGCGCGCATTGGCGCAGGAACCACAAGTTTTGATTATGGATGAGCCCACAAACCATCTGGACGTACGTCACCAGCTCGAAGTGGTTTCCCTGATCCGCAGTCTGGGACTGACCATTGTTGTGTCGCTGCATGATCTGAATATGGCCGCGAGTGTCTGCGACGATGTGCTGGTTCTAAAGGATGGCCACCCACAGGGATTTGGCCCGCCTCAGACTTTGCTCACGGATAGGTTGGTTTCCACCACGTTCCAAGTTGACGCCCAGCGCGATCACCTCGCTTTGAGTGGCGAGTCCCATTTTTCGTTTAATCTACCAATTTGA
- a CDS encoding siderophore ABC transporter substrate-binding protein: protein MLRAISLCFMTMAAPVFAETTTIETYAGPMDVSVLPDRIAVFDIAALDTLDALGVAVHGVVSPLYVDYVQHSVQNADNVGTLFEPDFEAIATGNYDLLIAGGRSSRVALDLTKIAPTIDMTIWEDTVGQGLDRLDAYGDVFGKQAEAAALRSAFQDALDTAKQAMSDEGNALIVMTNGPTISAYGANGRFGWLHTAMDIPEAVAAVEQATHGEAISFEFILDANPDVLIVIDRAAAIGQDGVTAAVTLDNELVRQTTAWANGNVIYLNSANVYISGGGIQSMTQIVSQFAATFSDG, encoded by the coding sequence ATGCTTCGCGCAATTTCCCTTTGTTTTATGACGATGGCGGCCCCTGTTTTTGCAGAAACGACGACCATCGAAACCTATGCCGGGCCCATGGACGTATCCGTTTTGCCCGACCGAATTGCGGTGTTTGATATTGCTGCATTGGACACGCTTGATGCGCTGGGCGTGGCCGTGCACGGCGTCGTATCGCCGCTTTATGTCGATTATGTCCAACATTCGGTGCAAAATGCGGACAATGTTGGCACGTTGTTTGAACCCGATTTCGAAGCCATCGCCACAGGCAATTACGACCTGCTGATTGCCGGGGGGCGATCATCCCGTGTGGCGCTCGATTTGACAAAAATCGCACCGACCATCGATATGACAATCTGGGAAGATACCGTCGGGCAGGGGCTCGACCGGCTGGACGCCTATGGGGATGTTTTTGGCAAACAAGCCGAGGCAGCTGCATTGCGATCCGCATTCCAAGACGCGTTGGATACGGCAAAACAGGCGATGTCAGACGAAGGTAACGCGTTGATTGTCATGACAAACGGTCCAACAATCTCTGCTTATGGGGCCAATGGTCGGTTTGGTTGGCTGCACACAGCCATGGACATCCCAGAAGCCGTCGCCGCAGTAGAACAGGCCACCCATGGCGAAGCGATCAGCTTTGAGTTCATTCTGGATGCAAATCCGGACGTGTTAATCGTCATCGATCGCGCCGCGGCAATTGGCCAGGACGGTGTCACCGCAGCCGTGACGTTGGACAATGAACTGGTGCGTCAAACGACGGCTTGGGCCAATGGCAACGTGATTTATCTGAACAGCGCAAATGTCTATATTTCCGGTGGCGGCATTCAGTCGATGACACAAATCGTTTCCCAATTTGCAGCGACGTTTTCGGATGGCTGA
- a CDS encoding ABC transporter permease encodes MTDIYWFGAGVFILALLSIGSLFVGVIDLTFTDIWRDPQAVRLIGISRFPRTAAALISGGALAVAGSVMQMLVRNRFVEPMTAGTGQGAALGVLLVTIWMPQATIFTKMALASVTALISSLGFLAIVRRLPPSQPLLVPLVGLVYGGIIGAGVLFVAYQADLLQYISVWLNGEFSGVLRGRYELLWLTGAGAVLTYFAADQFATVGMGQAVTTVGIIPFVGLVVPNIISRLRGDNLRRTLPLVAVLGAVLTLGSDMLGRVIRAPFEIPVGTVLGVTGAVIFLWLIYRAPSYE; translated from the coding sequence ATGACGGATATATACTGGTTTGGGGCGGGTGTTTTTATACTCGCTCTTTTATCGATTGGGTCGCTTTTCGTCGGGGTGATTGACCTGACATTTACGGATATATGGCGCGATCCACAGGCGGTGCGGTTGATCGGGATCAGCCGGTTTCCCCGCACAGCTGCCGCGCTAATTTCAGGCGGCGCATTGGCCGTTGCGGGCAGCGTGATGCAAATGCTGGTGCGCAACCGGTTTGTCGAACCAATGACGGCCGGAACCGGGCAGGGCGCAGCATTGGGCGTCTTACTGGTCACGATCTGGATGCCGCAGGCGACGATTTTCACCAAAATGGCACTGGCATCTGTGACCGCGTTGATATCGAGCCTTGGTTTTCTGGCGATTGTGCGCCGTTTACCCCCCAGCCAGCCCCTATTGGTGCCTTTGGTTGGCTTGGTTTATGGCGGGATCATCGGCGCTGGTGTGTTGTTTGTCGCGTACCAAGCGGACCTGCTACAGTACATTTCCGTCTGGCTGAACGGCGAATTTTCGGGCGTTTTGCGCGGGCGCTACGAATTGTTATGGCTGACTGGCGCCGGGGCGGTTCTGACCTATTTTGCCGCAGATCAGTTTGCGACTGTGGGCATGGGGCAGGCGGTGACAACAGTGGGCATCATTCCTTTTGTCGGGCTGGTGGTGCCCAATATCATCTCGCGTTTGCGTGGCGATAACCTGCGCCGTACCTTGCCTTTGGTGGCAGTGTTGGGCGCGGTTCTGACGCTCGGGTCTGACATGTTAGGGCGGGTGATCCGCGCACCGTTTGAGATCCCAGTTGGGACCGTTTTGGGGGTCACGGGGGCTGTAATCTTCCTGTGGTTAATCTATCGGGCGCCATCCTATGAATAG
- a CDS encoding iron chelate uptake ABC transporter family permease subunit, producing the protein MTLGARGPIGFVLAFRGSKLAALILVGISISTSTILFQTVTQNRILTPSIMGFDALYVLILTAAVFYLGGMTFAGMSDQVIFVGAAGAMTLAALLLFSTMLRSAQNNLLRMILTGIVFGALFRALTDFMQRLIDPNEFSVVQGASYARFSLIETELLLVAALILGGAMLCTWRMRFSLDVMALGRETAVNLGIDASNVQMQALILAALLVAVSTALVGPVAFLGLLVVSLARLTTPVENHGVLLCSGALISAITLVGGQTILERVFQLASPLSVVIDLMGGAFFLFLLLKGHR; encoded by the coding sequence ATGACGCTTGGCGCACGAGGCCCCATCGGGTTTGTGCTGGCTTTTCGCGGATCAAAGCTCGCGGCATTGATATTGGTGGGAATTTCGATTTCAACCTCAACCATTCTGTTTCAAACGGTCACACAGAACCGCATTTTAACACCGTCGATCATGGGATTTGACGCGCTCTATGTCCTGATCCTGACGGCGGCTGTGTTCTATCTGGGGGGGATGACATTTGCGGGGATGTCGGACCAGGTGATCTTTGTGGGGGCGGCAGGAGCAATGACTTTGGCGGCGCTTTTGCTGTTTTCGACAATGTTGCGGTCAGCGCAAAACAACCTTTTGAGGATGATCCTGACGGGGATCGTTTTTGGGGCCTTGTTTCGAGCGCTGACAGATTTCATGCAACGCCTGATCGACCCCAATGAATTTTCCGTCGTCCAAGGCGCGTCCTATGCCAGATTTTCATTGATCGAAACGGAATTACTGTTGGTCGCGGCGTTGATTTTGGGCGGGGCGATGCTGTGTACATGGCGGATGCGATTCTCATTGGATGTCATGGCGCTGGGCCGGGAAACGGCTGTAAATCTTGGAATAGACGCCAGCAATGTGCAAATGCAGGCGCTGATTTTAGCGGCCCTTTTGGTGGCTGTATCCACCGCTTTGGTTGGGCCTGTCGCGTTTTTGGGACTGTTGGTGGTCAGTTTGGCGCGGCTGACCACACCGGTTGAAAATCACGGCGTCCTGCTTTGCAGCGGCGCGCTGATTTCGGCCATCACATTGGTCGGTGGGCAAACCATTTTGGAACGTGTTTTCCAACTGGCCTCACCTTTGTCGGTTGTGATTGACCTGATGGGCGGTGCGTTTTTCCTGTTTCTCCTCCTCAAAGGACATCGCTGA
- a CDS encoding ATP-binding cassette domain-containing protein, with protein sequence MICVRNLSHQIGNSLILNDISVDIPQGKVTALVGPNGQVTVGPLTVGACSNRELAKYLSILPQMPDQVPRLTIRELVSFGRYPYHQGRPNPQERQKVDAALNVFGLAEFANRPIAALSGGQRQRAQIAMIFAQDTDYMLLDEPLNNLDIAGARSLMALLRQLSDQHGKTIVIVLHDINVASRYADWLVAMDAGRIVAQGPPKQTVTPQFLRDVFRTDADIHHIDDVPVVLV encoded by the coding sequence ATGATTTGCGTGCGCAACCTATCCCATCAGATCGGCAACAGTTTGATCCTAAACGATATTTCCGTTGACATTCCGCAGGGCAAGGTCACGGCGCTGGTGGGGCCAAACGGGCAGGTCACCGTGGGGCCTTTGACGGTTGGGGCGTGTTCCAACCGGGAATTGGCCAAATATCTGTCGATTTTGCCTCAGATGCCGGATCAGGTGCCGCGTTTAACGATCCGCGAATTGGTGTCGTTTGGCCGCTATCCCTATCACCAAGGCCGCCCCAACCCGCAGGAGAGGCAAAAGGTGGACGCCGCGCTGAATGTGTTTGGATTGGCCGAATTTGCCAATCGACCGATTGCGGCCCTATCGGGGGGGCAACGACAGCGTGCGCAGATCGCAATGATATTTGCCCAAGACACCGACTATATGCTGCTGGATGAACCGTTGAACAATCTGGACATTGCCGGAGCGCGGTCGTTGATGGCGCTGCTACGACAATTGTCTGATCAACATGGCAAAACGATCGTGATTGTGTTGCATGATATCAATGTCGCCAGCCGCTATGCGGATTGGTTGGTGGCGATGGATGCTGGCCGGATCGTTGCACAAGGACCGCCAAAACAGACTGTGACCCCCCAGTTTTTAAGGGATGTTTTTCGCACCGATGCGGATATCCACCACATTGACGATGTGCCGGTGGTCTTGGTCTAA
- a CDS encoding siderophore-interacting protein, with product MAVPPKRPPRVMRVCAKTWVTPHMIRVTCVADWIAPLGEGIEGAHFKLFLPRPDQSEADFSTQLATGPRPDMRTYTIRHIRPQKGEIDIDFVDHGDTGPASAWARRCRVGDVAGFAGPGPIKLAHFHADTYVIAADMSALPVAAATLNAMPRDAKGVAFFEVLSLDDRQELQAPEGVEVHWILHTDPAQPATQSVDLIAALPEFDGSVQTCIAGESSMIKALRREIINRRGVPKADAYISGYWKIGLIEDEHQEMKRAEAAA from the coding sequence ATGGCCGTGCCCCCGAAACGCCCCCCGCGTGTGATGCGTGTCTGCGCAAAGACATGGGTGACGCCCCATATGATCCGCGTGACCTGTGTGGCCGATTGGATCGCACCGTTGGGGGAGGGTATCGAAGGCGCACATTTTAAGCTGTTCCTGCCACGTCCAGATCAGAGCGAAGCTGATTTTAGCACCCAGCTGGCGACGGGGCCGCGCCCTGATATGCGCACCTATACGATCCGCCACATTCGCCCCCAGAAAGGCGAAATCGACATTGATTTTGTGGATCATGGCGATACCGGCCCCGCCAGCGCGTGGGCCCGTCGTTGTCGCGTCGGTGACGTTGCTGGGTTTGCCGGGCCGGGGCCGATAAAGCTCGCTCATTTTCACGCTGATACCTATGTGATTGCGGCGGATATGTCCGCCCTACCCGTCGCGGCGGCCACCCTGAATGCGATGCCTCGTGATGCCAAAGGCGTGGCCTTCTTTGAGGTTCTTTCCCTGGATGATCGCCAAGAGCTACAGGCTCCAGAGGGCGTCGAGGTGCATTGGATTTTGCACACAGACCCCGCCCAGCCCGCAACCCAAAGCGTTGATTTAATTGCCGCCTTGCCGGAATTTGACGGCAGCGTACAGACCTGCATCGCCGGAGAAAGCAGCATGATCAAAGCGTTGCGCCGCGAAATCATCAACCGTCGGGGCGTGCCAAAGGCAGATGCTTATATATCCGGTTATTGGAAAATCGGGCTGATCGAAGACGAACATCAGGAAATGAAACGCGCCGAAGCCGCAGCTTAG
- a CDS encoding DUF6525 family protein — translation MTIHRSGNLGQTSLRGKRRARNSMQTYDTLPPVLRAWLCQAALPWSPSSARKIWQRAQAKGLSADDTLALLQRSERQTLARDEHALFFSDKICQKTMS, via the coding sequence ATGACCATTCATCGCTCTGGCAATTTGGGGCAAACAAGCCTGCGCGGCAAGCGCCGTGCGCGCAATTCAATGCAAACCTATGACACTTTACCGCCTGTGTTGCGTGCTTGGCTCTGTCAGGCGGCGCTGCCTTGGTCGCCCAGTTCAGCGCGTAAAATCTGGCAGCGCGCTCAGGCCAAAGGGCTCAGTGCGGATGACACGCTTGCTTTATTACAGCGCTCCGAGCGGCAAACGCTTGCGCGGGATGAACATGCTCTTTTCTTTTCCGACAAAATCTGTCAGAAAACGATGAGCTAA
- a CDS encoding Rrf2 family transcriptional regulator, with amino-acid sequence MKRNSRLSLALHTLSHMASDPDKMRTSADIADHAGTNPVVVRRVLGKLREAGLLTSEKGHAGGWRLTRNPAEISLADVYLALDERLVASNTTQDAPSCSVENALHQRVSSVLEDVEQSLIQKLSETSILEVRRAP; translated from the coding sequence GTGAAACGAAACAGCCGTCTGTCATTGGCTTTGCACACCCTGAGCCACATGGCCTCAGACCCGGATAAAATGCGCACATCGGCCGATATTGCCGATCACGCGGGCACAAACCCGGTTGTTGTACGGCGGGTGCTAGGCAAACTGCGCGAGGCCGGTTTGTTAACGTCAGAAAAAGGCCATGCCGGGGGGTGGCGGTTGACTCGAAATCCGGCAGAAATCAGTCTGGCGGATGTGTATCTGGCGCTGGATGAACGGCTGGTCGCCAGCAACACAACCCAAGACGCCCCCAGCTGTTCGGTTGAAAATGCGTTGCATCAACGGGTTTCAAGCGTGCTAGAAGATGTCGAGCAAAGTCTGATTCAAAAGCTGTCTGAGACATCCATTTTAGAGGTGCGTCGCGCACCCTAA
- a CDS encoding class I SAM-dependent methyltransferase produces MWAKLADHFLRKIIKNGELRITWPDGSEAKYGDRVGIFSAIHIHDPALARKLVLNPELAIGEAYMDETLTIAEGDLAGFMTLVATNARDHGVGHMKTAATGARTILRQIAQNNPLPVARKNVEIHYDLSTDMYELFLDKDLQYTCGYFKDPGMTLEESQDAKKAHIARKLCLKPGMRVLDIGCGWGGMALTLARDYGVHVTGVTLSIEQVKYARARAQAEGLTDKVEFKLLDYREVSETFDRIVVVGMLEHVGQPQYGTFFGKIKQNLKQDGIAMVHVIGRSTPPGRTSPWLHKYIFPGGYTPALSEVSREIEKKRLVVTDVEVWRSHYARTVQHWIDRFEANLDPIRDMYDDRFLRMWRYYLIASEISLTELGMCIFQYQITHHPMAAPITRDYIYAQD; encoded by the coding sequence ATGTGGGCCAAACTGGCAGACCATTTTTTGCGCAAAATCATCAAAAATGGTGAATTACGGATCACGTGGCCGGACGGCTCAGAGGCAAAATACGGTGATAGGGTCGGCATTTTTTCGGCGATCCATATCCATGATCCCGCTTTGGCCCGCAAATTGGTGTTGAACCCTGAACTGGCCATCGGCGAAGCGTATATGGACGAAACCCTGACCATCGCTGAGGGGGATTTGGCCGGGTTTATGACGCTGGTTGCTACAAATGCGCGCGATCATGGGGTCGGCCATATGAAAACCGCAGCCACAGGCGCTCGCACGATTTTACGCCAGATTGCCCAGAATAACCCCCTGCCGGTTGCCCGAAAAAACGTCGAAATCCACTATGATTTATCGACCGACATGTACGAATTGTTTCTGGACAAAGACCTGCAATATACCTGCGGATATTTCAAAGATCCGGGCATGACCCTAGAGGAATCTCAGGATGCCAAAAAGGCCCATATCGCGCGCAAACTATGCCTGAAACCGGGAATGCGCGTGCTGGATATCGGCTGTGGCTGGGGGGGGATGGCGCTGACTCTGGCGCGTGATTACGGGGTGCATGTGACCGGCGTGACCCTGTCGATTGAGCAGGTGAAATACGCCCGCGCCCGCGCCCAAGCCGAAGGTCTGACCGATAAGGTCGAGTTCAAGCTGCTGGATTACCGCGAAGTGTCCGAAACCTTTGATCGGATCGTTGTTGTGGGCATGTTGGAACATGTGGGTCAGCCGCAATACGGGACTTTTTTCGGCAAAATAAAGCAAAACCTGAAACAAGACGGGATCGCGATGGTGCATGTCATTGGCCGCAGCACGCCGCCCGGCCGCACGAGCCCTTGGTTGCATAAATATATTTTCCCGGGCGGATACACGCCCGCCCTGTCCGAAGTGTCCCGCGAGATTGAGAAAAAGCGTTTGGTGGTCACGGATGTCGAAGTGTGGCGCAGCCATTATGCGCGCACGGTGCAACATTGGATTGATCGGTTCGAAGCCAATCTGGACCCAATCCGCGACATGTATGACGATCGGTTTTTGCGCATGTGGCGGTATTACCTGATCGCCAGCGAAATCAGCCTGACCGAATTGGGCATGTGTATTTTCCAATACCAAATCACCCATCATCCGATGGCGGCCCCCATCACGCGCGACTATATTTACGCACAGGATTAG